One segment of Maridesulfovibrio ferrireducens DNA contains the following:
- a CDS encoding OmpP1/FadL family transporter yields MKNKFTVCVSVLLIMMGLMLSSSICTKAEAAGFALYEWSARGNALGGAMVAKADDPSAIAWNPAGITQLQGTQVLAGISTIAPSNDVTTNYNGNSKKESINKKVFVPPHAYFTHQVNDSLWFGVGSFTRFGLGTSFDEDWSGRYSSYDTEINSFSVNPNIAYKINEYISIAGGFELMYVRADLRKKIDPTGANDPNNPTNDIDQRLIVDGITPGFNAGIRVTPNDEWALGFSYRSKMQHHATGSASYNVPTGISTATRFNDNDITMSMNTPNTFLFGVEYKPLANLSFEADAIYSEWSEYSDINYDFAKTNSIGIKNYTAVKKWEDVWRFQLGVEYLPIEDLALRAGYVYDQSPIREGYEDYMLPTNDRQIVSTGLGYKFDNFVVDVSYMYLWMKDRTIAARPGTGVLDTKTENGLTYIVGLSLGYNF; encoded by the coding sequence ATGAAGAACAAATTTACAGTATGCGTAAGTGTACTGCTAATTATGATGGGACTAATGCTGTCTTCCAGCATATGTACTAAAGCTGAAGCAGCAGGATTTGCATTGTATGAATGGAGTGCTCGAGGCAACGCTCTTGGGGGAGCAATGGTTGCCAAAGCAGATGATCCTTCTGCTATAGCATGGAATCCCGCAGGTATTACGCAGCTTCAGGGCACTCAGGTACTAGCCGGAATTTCAACAATTGCGCCCTCAAATGATGTGACTACCAACTATAACGGTAATAGCAAAAAAGAAAGCATCAACAAAAAAGTATTCGTTCCACCACACGCTTACTTTACACATCAGGTTAACGACAGCCTATGGTTTGGTGTCGGCTCATTTACACGTTTTGGCCTTGGCACTTCTTTCGACGAAGACTGGAGCGGAAGATACTCTTCATATGACACTGAAATAAATAGTTTTTCTGTTAACCCGAATATCGCATATAAAATCAACGAATATATTTCAATAGCTGGTGGTTTTGAACTTATGTACGTAAGGGCTGACCTTCGTAAAAAAATTGACCCCACCGGCGCAAACGATCCTAACAATCCAACAAATGATATTGATCAGCGCTTAATAGTCGACGGCATCACACCTGGCTTCAACGCAGGCATAAGAGTTACACCGAATGATGAATGGGCTCTCGGCTTTTCATACCGCAGCAAAATGCAGCACCATGCTACTGGATCTGCAAGCTACAATGTTCCTACAGGAATTAGCACTGCAACAAGGTTCAATGACAATGACATTACAATGTCAATGAATACACCGAATACCTTTTTATTCGGTGTAGAATACAAGCCACTTGCAAACCTTAGCTTTGAAGCTGATGCTATTTATTCCGAATGGAGTGAATACAGCGATATTAACTACGACTTTGCAAAGACCAATTCTATTGGCATAAAGAATTATACTGCTGTAAAAAAATGGGAAGATGTATGGAGATTTCAGCTTGGTGTTGAATATCTCCCAATCGAAGATCTAGCTCTTAGAGCCGGTTATGTTTATGATCAGAGCCCTATCCGTGAAGGATATGAAGATTACATGCTGCCCACGAATGATCGCCAGATAGTATCTACCGGTTTGGGATATAAATTTGACAACTTTGTTGTTGATGTCTCTTACATGTATCTCTGGATGAAAGACCGCACAATCGCAGCTAGACCGGGAACCGGGGTTCTTGACACTAAAACCGAAAACGGCCTTACCTACATTGTAGGCCTAAGTCTCGGTTACAATTTCTAA
- the larB gene encoding nickel pincer cofactor biosynthesis protein LarB produces the protein MSEIELIKLLQLYKNGQIDDSEILETISQLPYKDLGCAKLDTHRGLRCGVEEVIFCPGKIPEHLQSICKAAANMTGLCIFTRVSSDQAQLILKELPEANYYKDAAIIAVNIVEQDKLEGIAIVTGGTSDIRVAEEAAITAELMGNRVERIYDVGAAGIHRLFPYLDTLRKANAIVVVAGMEGALVTVVGGLVSAPVIAVPTSVGYGANLGGMTTLLSMLNSCVPGVSVVNIDNGFGGGVSAHLINRKVHGKK, from the coding sequence ATGAGCGAGATTGAGCTGATTAAGCTGCTTCAACTTTATAAAAATGGTCAGATAGACGATTCTGAAATTTTGGAAACAATTTCACAGCTACCTTATAAAGACTTAGGTTGTGCAAAGCTTGATACTCATCGCGGACTCAGGTGCGGAGTTGAAGAAGTAATCTTTTGCCCGGGCAAAATCCCTGAACATTTACAATCCATATGTAAAGCCGCTGCAAACATGACAGGTCTGTGCATTTTTACCAGAGTTTCAAGCGATCAGGCTCAACTTATCTTGAAAGAGCTTCCAGAAGCAAACTACTATAAAGATGCGGCTATCATCGCAGTTAATATAGTTGAACAGGACAAACTTGAAGGTATAGCAATTGTAACCGGAGGAACCTCGGATATCAGAGTTGCAGAAGAAGCCGCAATCACAGCAGAGCTTATGGGTAACCGGGTTGAACGGATATATGATGTCGGAGCTGCGGGAATTCACAGATTGTTCCCGTACCTTGACACATTACGCAAAGCCAACGCCATCGTTGTTGTCGCAGGAATGGAAGGAGCGCTTGTAACGGTCGTGGGCGGGCTGGTATCAGCTCCGGTTATCGCAGTGCCGACAAGCGTAGGTTATGGCGCAAACCTTGGTGGAATGACTACACTGCTCTCGATGCTGAACAGCTGTGTGCCTGGCGTAAGCGTTGTTAATATCGATAACGGATTCGGAGGCGGAGTTTCGGCTCACCTTATAAACAGAAAGGTTCACGGCAAAAAATAA
- the galE gene encoding UDP-glucose 4-epimerase GalE, translating to MDNNKKKLSLLVCGGAGYIGSHMSRMLSDHGHEVTVFDNLSTGYSKALKWGDFIQGDLRNPDDLEKALSSKKFDAVFHFSGLIVVSDSVKHPFQYYDNNVTGTLNLLQAMRNNGVDKFVFSSSAAVYGDPIMDLITENHPLAPLNPYGRTKLYTEEILEDYATAYDFNSVSFRYFNAAGAHPDALIGEAHRPETHLIPNILLSSIDQGRKLKIYGDDYPTPDGTCVRDYIHIQDLCEAHLAAIEFLETSQGAHSFNLGNGNGFSVLDVIKAAGDVIGRKIPYEFEPKRDGDSPRLVADSSKAHKLLNWKPRYGDLREIIETAYRWHKNPAF from the coding sequence ATGGATAACAATAAAAAGAAACTATCCCTGCTAGTATGCGGTGGAGCCGGATATATCGGATCACATATGTCTAGAATGCTGAGTGATCACGGTCACGAAGTAACTGTATTTGACAACCTTTCTACCGGATACTCCAAGGCCCTGAAATGGGGCGATTTTATACAGGGTGATTTGCGCAACCCGGATGATCTTGAAAAAGCTTTAAGCTCGAAAAAATTTGATGCTGTATTCCATTTTTCAGGTCTGATTGTAGTTAGCGACTCAGTTAAACATCCCTTTCAATACTATGATAACAACGTCACGGGGACTTTAAATTTATTGCAGGCCATGCGTAATAATGGTGTAGATAAATTTGTCTTTTCGTCATCGGCCGCGGTTTACGGCGATCCTATTATGGACCTGATTACCGAAAACCACCCACTTGCTCCGCTTAACCCCTACGGCAGAACAAAACTATACACTGAAGAAATACTTGAAGATTATGCCACCGCGTACGATTTCAACTCCGTAAGTTTCAGATATTTCAATGCTGCCGGAGCTCACCCCGATGCACTCATAGGTGAAGCCCATCGCCCGGAAACACATCTCATTCCCAACATATTGCTAAGCAGCATTGACCAAGGCCGTAAACTCAAAATATATGGCGACGATTACCCTACTCCAGATGGAACCTGCGTCAGAGATTATATTCATATTCAGGATTTATGCGAAGCTCACCTTGCTGCCATAGAATTTCTCGAAACATCGCAGGGAGCACACTCTTTCAATCTGGGTAACGGCAACGGGTTCAGTGTTCTGGATGTAATCAAAGCAGCCGGAGATGTCATTGGTAGAAAAATTCCATACGAGTTTGAACCAAAACGGGACGGCGATTCTCCAAGATTAGTTGCCGACAGCTCTAAAGCACACAAACTGCTAAACTGGAAACCGCGATATGGTGATCTTCGTGAAATCATCGAAACCGCATATCGCTGGCATAAAAATCCTGCTTTTTAA
- a CDS encoding DUF4139 domain-containing protein, whose translation MLKKIMLFIFMILITSSGYAVASTDRVVFYPSGADISRLIHADITAGNNVDSSGGTVTFILPGQALPDTFSIAPITKEVVINDVSWTRDDLTQSPAAVDLGKKIDLLKSKLMSVNAQIKAVEGGILFWNERGKIQQTKVGEVDKIADLVVSNLTKLYNQSVKLGSQSKDISSLINELSRKIKEISGPGKSRWIVTVSVVASGNKSADFKINYMLRNCGWRPKYKLDGYPDQKKVEFSFDAEIWQSSGMNFKNFDVALATVKEHSRIYPPELRLWKIAPKRPDMPEPAKYARSMKVMESSVQMNDAVAANAPVQIKKSTYSIWELGTKTIVAGPARKYAISNESWDAEYSFLSRPSATPEVFVSAKMKLIDAKDFPSGQALVLMEGAMIGKMKFSFFGKDKTLFFGADPLLKAERKTLEKYSGEKGVFGSKQTYNWKYLITLSNSRKNPVMIKVQEPAPSSGDKRIKLSDSAEPKAVVKDNNFEWDITVPASQKAEVQYGVDLNAPEDMIIDFGLGR comes from the coding sequence TTGTTAAAAAAAATAATGCTGTTCATTTTTATGATTTTAATAACATCAAGCGGTTATGCTGTTGCTTCGACCGACAGAGTCGTTTTTTATCCTTCCGGTGCGGATATTTCAAGATTGATTCATGCTGATATTACAGCAGGTAATAATGTTGATAGTTCTGGCGGGACTGTAACATTTATCCTGCCGGGGCAGGCTCTGCCGGATACATTTTCAATTGCACCTATAACAAAAGAGGTTGTAATTAATGATGTTTCTTGGACCCGGGATGATTTGACCCAGTCTCCTGCGGCTGTTGATCTAGGAAAAAAAATTGATTTGCTTAAATCAAAGTTGATGTCTGTAAATGCTCAAATTAAAGCTGTTGAAGGTGGTATTCTTTTTTGGAACGAAAGAGGTAAAATTCAACAAACTAAAGTCGGTGAAGTTGATAAGATTGCTGATCTAGTCGTTTCAAATCTTACAAAGCTATATAATCAATCTGTAAAATTAGGATCTCAAAGTAAGGATATTTCATCTCTGATAAATGAGTTGAGTAGAAAGATTAAAGAAATTTCCGGGCCGGGAAAAAGTCGCTGGATTGTTACAGTCTCAGTGGTTGCAAGTGGTAATAAAAGCGCAGATTTCAAAATTAATTACATGCTTCGCAATTGCGGATGGCGACCTAAGTATAAACTTGACGGGTATCCTGACCAGAAGAAAGTTGAGTTTTCATTTGATGCTGAAATCTGGCAGTCCAGCGGAATGAATTTTAAGAATTTTGATGTAGCACTTGCAACTGTTAAAGAACATTCCAGAATTTATCCCCCTGAACTCCGTCTTTGGAAGATCGCTCCGAAGCGTCCCGATATGCCGGAACCGGCTAAGTATGCACGTTCAATGAAGGTTATGGAATCATCTGTTCAAATGAATGATGCTGTAGCTGCAAATGCACCTGTACAAATTAAAAAATCAACTTATTCAATATGGGAACTCGGCACTAAGACTATCGTTGCCGGACCTGCGCGAAAGTATGCAATTTCAAATGAAAGCTGGGATGCTGAGTATTCTTTCCTGTCACGGCCTTCGGCAACTCCAGAAGTGTTTGTTTCAGCCAAAATGAAACTCATTGACGCAAAAGATTTCCCATCAGGGCAGGCATTGGTATTAATGGAAGGAGCTATGATAGGGAAAATGAAATTTTCCTTTTTTGGTAAGGATAAAACATTATTCTTCGGGGCTGATCCTTTGCTTAAGGCAGAACGCAAAACTCTTGAGAAGTATTCAGGAGAAAAAGGAGTGTTTGGATCAAAACAGACATATAATTGGAAGTATCTAATAACCTTGTCTAATTCCAGAAAAAATCCGGTTATGATAAAAGTTCAGGAACCGGCTCCATCTTCCGGTGATAAGCGGATCAAGCTAAGCGATTCGGCTGAACCCAAGGCTGTCGTTAAAGATAATAATTTTGAGTGGGATATAACTGTTCCTGCTAGCCAAAAGGCAGAAGTTCAATACGGTGTAGACTTGAATGCGCCAGAGGATATGATAATTGATTTTGGACTTGGCAGATAA
- a CDS encoding class I SAM-dependent methyltransferase: protein MRDVTNIVDPPEDLHICFGGGDFRKIGQKMIAVCKDKLEFASDEKVLDIGCGVGRLAFPLLEYLNESGGYEGFDTFPAGVKWCSENITPEFSNFNFKQVDIFNTTYNPYAQTKASEFIFPYEDNTFDLVLLNSVFTHMMPDDIINYLSEIDRVLNDNGRVFVTFFLINKESLELMDLGKSVHDFHKFGVFYTADPKEPMDAVGYDEQFAFNLFEKHNFKIKEVMYGNWSGIKSGNHQDIVLLTR from the coding sequence ATGAGAGATGTAACTAATATTGTTGACCCTCCAGAAGATCTGCATATTTGTTTCGGAGGGGGAGATTTTCGTAAAATCGGTCAAAAAATGATCGCCGTTTGTAAGGATAAGTTGGAGTTTGCCTCTGATGAGAAAGTTTTGGATATTGGTTGCGGAGTTGGAAGGCTTGCTTTTCCGTTGTTGGAATATCTGAATGAAAGTGGCGGGTACGAAGGATTTGATACTTTTCCAGCCGGAGTTAAATGGTGTTCTGAAAATATTACTCCTGAATTTTCAAATTTTAATTTTAAGCAAGTTGATATTTTCAATACAACCTATAATCCATACGCTCAGACTAAAGCTTCTGAATTCATTTTTCCCTATGAGGATAATACCTTTGACCTCGTGTTGTTGAATTCAGTCTTCACTCATATGATGCCTGATGATATCATTAATTATCTGTCTGAAATCGATAGAGTTTTAAATGATAACGGTAGAGTGTTCGTGACGTTTTTTCTGATCAATAAAGAGTCTCTTGAATTGATGGATCTAGGAAAAAGTGTTCATGATTTTCATAAGTTCGGAGTTTTTTATACCGCAGACCCAAAAGAACCGATGGACGCTGTAGGGTATGATGAGCAGTTCGCATTTAATCTTTTTGAGAAGCATAACTTTAAAATTAAAGAAGTCATGTACGGAAATTGGAGTGGCATAAAATCAGGCAATCATCAGGATATTGTGTTGCTTACACGGTGA
- a CDS encoding TlyA family RNA methyltransferase produces the protein MAKKERADQMLFSQGLSESREQAKRLIMAGQAHFLQNGQKLPITKPGMQLDPDLEIVVKDKDRFVSRGGYKLLTAIEELGLDPKGKVALDAGASTGGFTDCMLQFGALKVYAADVGYGQLHWKLQKDERVINLERVNLRHAEKDLIPEEVDLVVCDVSFISLTKVLPALVRFLKNTGEIVCLIKPQFEVGPGQTDKGIVRDESLRQQAVDMIINFAASELHLILKGLVPSSIKGPKGNQEYLAYFIK, from the coding sequence GTGGCTAAAAAGGAACGCGCAGATCAAATGCTTTTCTCTCAGGGGCTTTCCGAAAGTCGCGAGCAGGCTAAACGGTTGATCATGGCGGGACAAGCTCACTTTCTTCAAAACGGCCAAAAGCTGCCCATAACAAAACCAGGTATGCAGCTCGACCCCGATTTAGAAATAGTTGTGAAGGACAAAGACAGATTTGTCAGCCGAGGCGGATATAAACTGCTGACGGCCATAGAAGAACTAGGACTTGATCCAAAAGGTAAAGTTGCTCTTGATGCTGGGGCTTCAACAGGCGGATTCACAGACTGCATGCTTCAATTCGGAGCGCTTAAAGTCTATGCGGCTGATGTTGGATACGGACAACTGCATTGGAAACTTCAGAAGGATGAGCGCGTAATTAACTTAGAAAGAGTCAATTTACGACATGCTGAAAAAGATCTTATTCCCGAAGAGGTCGATCTTGTTGTTTGTGATGTTTCTTTTATTTCTTTAACAAAAGTACTTCCTGCTCTGGTACGTTTTTTAAAAAATACCGGAGAAATTGTTTGCCTGATTAAACCTCAATTCGAAGTTGGTCCGGGACAAACAGACAAAGGAATAGTGCGAGATGAATCCCTCAGACAGCAGGCTGTAGATATGATCATTAATTTTGCAGCTTCTGAGCTTCATTTAATACTTAAAGGACTTGTTCCTTCAAGTATTAAAGGTCCAAAAGGTAATCAAGAGTATCTTGCTTACTTTATAAAATAA
- a CDS encoding exosortase system-associated protein, TIGR04073 family encodes MYQSKWFVKITLTTISLSMLILCGCSMKSDNYVGSQDSYGSRVSRKLGRGMTNIITAPIEIPNQAVNMSAESDVPAEQLAGYFGGFITGFVYGTGRVVSGMYDIVTSPFGGPAGPTMDEEFISSEFADKVEERNDSYMDITNIAMD; translated from the coding sequence ATGTACCAATCTAAATGGTTTGTAAAAATAACTCTCACGACAATCAGTCTGTCGATGCTTATCCTTTGCGGTTGCTCCATGAAGTCAGATAATTATGTTGGAAGTCAGGATTCTTATGGTTCAAGAGTTTCACGTAAACTCGGACGGGGAATGACTAATATAATAACTGCTCCGATAGAAATTCCAAATCAGGCTGTTAATATGTCTGCTGAAAGTGATGTCCCTGCCGAGCAGTTGGCTGGATATTTCGGCGGTTTCATAACAGGTTTTGTGTATGGAACCGGAAGAGTTGTTTCCGGGATGTATGATATTGTTACTTCTCCTTTTGGCGGGCCTGCCGGTCCTACAATGGATGAGGAGTTTATTTCGTCCGAATTTGCTGATAAAGTTGAAGAGCGTAATGACAGTTATATGGATATTACCAACATAGCTATGGATTGA
- a CDS encoding DsbA family protein: protein MLKNTALFIILAMFASGCVSKQGLKEQIAQVIKDNPQIVLDAMRENNIELLTIVESGIDSRSELKRREKFQAEIDNPLNPVISPDRASIGNPEALVTIVEYSDFLCPYCSKGAKVARDLVASNPNKYRLIYKHLPLHEESKKLAAVYEAIALLDKEKAFKFHDVAFEMQKSLYNDSDGKILGKILLDLDIDLIELEKVLKSNKIVENLAGDKAEAKLFGFDATPTFLVNGVSIRGYVPADKFESIIGLILEKSPKKEADDGEVCEDCLNKM, encoded by the coding sequence ATGTTAAAGAATACAGCGCTTTTTATTATATTGGCAATGTTTGCATCGGGTTGCGTTAGCAAGCAAGGATTAAAAGAGCAGATTGCTCAAGTCATAAAGGACAATCCGCAGATTGTTTTAGATGCTATGCGTGAAAATAACATTGAGCTTCTTACAATAGTAGAAAGCGGTATTGATTCCCGGAGCGAGTTGAAGCGTAGAGAGAAATTTCAAGCTGAAATTGATAATCCTCTGAACCCTGTTATTTCTCCTGACAGAGCAAGCATTGGTAATCCTGAAGCACTTGTTACCATTGTTGAATATTCCGATTTTCTTTGTCCGTATTGCAGTAAAGGTGCAAAAGTTGCGCGGGATCTTGTAGCCAGTAATCCCAATAAATACAGATTGATATATAAACATCTTCCTTTGCATGAAGAATCAAAAAAGCTTGCGGCTGTCTATGAGGCCATTGCTCTTTTAGATAAAGAAAAAGCATTCAAATTTCATGATGTCGCGTTTGAAATGCAAAAAAGTCTGTATAACGATAGTGATGGAAAAATTTTAGGCAAGATTTTGCTCGACCTTGATATTGACTTGATTGAGTTAGAAAAGGTTTTGAAATCTAATAAGATTGTTGAAAATCTTGCCGGAGATAAAGCCGAAGCCAAATTGTTTGGATTTGATGCAACTCCTACTTTCCTCGTTAATGGAGTTTCAATTCGCGGCTATGTTCCTGCTGATAAATTTGAATCGATAATAGGGCTTATTCTTGAAAAAAGTCCCAAAAAAGAAGCTGATGATGGCGAGGTTTGTGAAGACTGCCTGAATAAAATGTAA
- the larC gene encoding nickel pincer cofactor biosynthesis protein LarC has translation MKSLLIDPRMAGVAGDMLLAALLDLTGDQECLPLLSKAICELTHCTASIKAIHTTSMGIGAIKMDIGLKGERFASAEDLARAFKNISNFMEMSPTVIDKGLEVISVLAEAESAVHEGHYHLHEVGSVDTVIDIAGVLWLLDKYEFMDGQISCLPVAVGNGIISMDHGKLPAPAPATLEILCKRAIPIASSTEKFELATPTGVALLACIVDDFIKIYPTSTPLKAGQGAGNAELESSPNIIRIIENISSCENIEQAILLETLIDDASGEILGHALNEMLDAGALDAYITPATGKKNRPAHLVSILCVPGEEREMSCKLMQQTGSIGVRTHVVDRFIAERKIDKYKVEINDTKYPIRIKISTFDQHLISRKPEFDDLIEISKQTGLSPRIISEEVKRQCFLPIKDSNERD, from the coding sequence ATGAAATCATTATTAATTGATCCACGAATGGCCGGAGTTGCCGGAGACATGCTCCTAGCCGCCCTACTTGACCTTACAGGCGACCAGGAATGCCTCCCTCTCCTGAGTAAGGCGATTTGCGAACTGACTCATTGCACCGCGTCCATTAAAGCCATCCATACCACTTCTATGGGAATAGGCGCTATAAAAATGGACATCGGGCTTAAAGGTGAACGCTTTGCTTCAGCAGAAGATCTTGCAAGAGCTTTCAAGAACATTTCAAATTTCATGGAAATGAGTCCGACAGTAATCGATAAAGGACTTGAGGTCATATCCGTGCTTGCAGAAGCTGAGTCTGCCGTTCACGAAGGACACTATCATCTGCACGAAGTAGGTTCTGTTGATACAGTTATAGATATTGCCGGAGTTCTATGGCTTTTGGATAAGTACGAATTTATGGACGGACAAATTTCCTGCCTGCCCGTTGCTGTCGGCAATGGTATTATTTCAATGGATCACGGGAAACTCCCTGCTCCGGCGCCTGCTACTTTGGAAATTTTATGCAAAAGAGCAATCCCCATAGCGTCTTCAACTGAAAAGTTTGAACTAGCCACCCCGACTGGAGTTGCCCTGCTCGCCTGTATCGTAGATGATTTTATAAAGATTTATCCAACGTCCACCCCTCTCAAAGCAGGACAGGGAGCCGGAAATGCGGAATTAGAATCATCTCCCAATATCATAAGAATTATTGAAAATATTTCATCCTGTGAAAACATTGAGCAAGCAATTTTACTTGAAACTTTGATTGATGATGCAAGCGGAGAAATTTTAGGACACGCACTAAACGAGATGCTTGACGCTGGCGCTCTCGATGCCTACATCACACCCGCAACAGGTAAGAAGAACCGCCCGGCACACCTCGTTTCAATTCTATGCGTCCCCGGAGAAGAAAGAGAAATGAGCTGCAAACTAATGCAGCAAACAGGCTCTATCGGAGTTCGCACCCATGTAGTTGATAGATTTATAGCTGAACGGAAAATAGATAAATACAAAGTTGAAATAAACGACACGAAATATCCAATAAGAATTAAAATATCTACATTTGATCAACATTTGATCAGTAGAAAACCAGAATTTGATGATTTAATAGAAATTTCAAAACAAACCGGATTGTCTCCACGCATAATTTCAGAAGAAGTTAAGCGACAATGCTTCTTACCCATAAAGGATTCTAATGAGCGAGATTGA